The genomic window CTTTTTTCAATGTCAGAATATCATTTTGACGGTTATTTTTGCCCACGTAAATAATATGCCCATCGGATGACTTGAACTTCAAGGGTTCCGATTTGGATTTCTCCATATTTTTTTTTACGGGATTTTTTACGTAACCCTGACTTTCCAGTTCTTGATAGATATCATATATATCGTCCAGGTTTTCACTGTTCTGTATGTTTACAAGGATATTTTCCAGATAATTTATTTCATTTAATGCTTCCTGCATTCTGGTTTCAGACATGGTTATGGCCGAATGCATTTTTTTATACCGGTTAAAATAAACTTGAGCATTGCGGGCCGGGGTGTATTTTTCATAGAGCGGTATGACTATTTCTTCTCCGGGGTTGTAAAAATTGGGAAGCTTCACCTCTTTGGCCCCCGGCTTTATGCGGTAAAGGTTGGCATACAGGATTTCTCCCCAGAGCCGGTATTTTTCCATTTCTTCGGTTTTTTCCAGGGTCTTTTTTAAATGAAGCAAATTTTGATTTGCTTTTTTAAGGTTCCTGGATACTTCCCCCAGGGCATGTTTTTTAAAGTGTTCCAGGGCCGTAACTGCTGACTTTTTAGCATAATAAAAGTCTATAGCATTATTTACTCCCGAAATATGAGTTGATTTTTCCTTTTTATGAAACATGGGAAAAACCCAGAAATCTTCGGGATTGTTGGTGTTATTGTCAAGATAAACCACCGGATCAAAGTTGCGTGACCGTATATCATCGGCAAGATTTAAAATAACTTTAACCAAACTGTCCAATTCATCACAGGTGATTTTGCTTATTGGTTTACTTTCATTCATGCCTGCCCTGTATACCATTTCATGGGCAGAGGCTCCGCTTACCCCTGCAAAATTGTCCACAAGCCATTTACTTACGGTTTGTGAGGGAATTTTTTCTACGGATGACTCAAAAGTTAACATAATAATATTACGGTCAATTGACAGCAGATTGATTTTATCTCCTACAGGTGGCATCACATATTTTTCTCCGGGTAAAACCTGGCGGAACCTGTTCACATCAGAAGTTATACGTTTTATGCAATCGATGATGGTACCGCTGGAATCCGCTAGAATTATGTTACTGTGTTTCCCCATGATTTCGATAAACAGCTTCATTTCTACAGGCTGCATGAATTCGTTATTGTTCTCGATGGTTATCTCCAAAAGGCGTTCAAGGTTAAATTGCGATATATGCCTTATTCTGCCTCCAATGAGATATTTCCTTAAAAGCATGCAAAACATGGGGGGCGCTGCGGGGTTTTCTACGTTGTTTTGAGTTAGGTGAATCCTGCAGTTTAGCGGATTTGCCGAAATAATTAGCTTTAATTCATCACTGATCCTGCGTAGATTGATTAAAACTTCATCCTTTAAGGGTTGATATATTTTTGTTATTCTGCTGCCCAATACTTTGTCTTTTAGCTCGGAAACCGCAGCATACATTGAAATTCCATCAAAAGGCATTTCCAATCCTCCCGATAAATTTATGATATTAGTATATCATAAAGCAGCAAAAAATTAGAAGGATTATAATAACTTGATAAATTTGTTGTTTAAAACCCATTTAGATGGTATAATATTTTTAACGATTTTGGAAGAAAATGCGAGGGTGGTCTTGAAACATGAAGTTTACATGAATGAATAGACCGGAAAACCATTTTTTTAGTTAATTCGAAGGAAAGGATTTTTTATGATCAGAAGCATGACTGGTTATGGCCGTGGAGAACAATCAGGAAAAATTTCCTGGGTAGTTGAGATTAGATCTGTAAACCACAGGTTTCTTGAAATTTTTGTGAAGCTGCCGAGAACCTGGCTTCTCCTGGAGGAAAAAATAAAAAGTTTCATTAAGGGGAAAATATCAAGGGGCAGGGTAGATGTTTTTGTGAATTTATCCTGTGAAAACTTTCCCATGAATATAAAAATTGACAAATCCGCCGTCAGGAACTATTATAATAAATTGATGGAAATAAAACAGGAGACGGGGTTTGAAGGGCCTGTTTCGCTTTCTCTGTTATCAATGATGCCGGACCTGTTTTCCATTGAAGAAGAAATGCCCCAGGAACAGGAATTGTGGGAAATGTTAGAACCTGCTCTGGATTTGGCGGTAAAAAATATGATAATCATGAGAGAAAGGGAAGGAGAAAACCTCTGGCATGATATCGTCACGAGGCTTGATTTAATCGATGGCAAGGTGGATTTCATCGGTGAAAGAACCGATATGGTGGTTGAGGAATATAGAAAAAGGCTTGCCCAAGATGTGGAGCGGGTTTTGAAAGATGTTACCCTGGAACGAGATAGGATAGAGACTGAAGTGGTGTTTTTTGCGGAAAGATCAAATATAACAGAGGAGTTAATAAGATTAAAGAGTCATATCAGGCAGATGAAGAACCTTGAACAGGCCAATGATTCCGTAGGTAAAAAAGCGGATTTTATAATTCAGGAAATGTATCGCGAGGCTAATACAATAGCTTCAAAGTCTTCGGACTATGACATATCCAAGGAAATAATAGAAATAAAAAGTGAACTGGAAAAAATTAGGGAACAAGTACAGAATATAGAGTAAAAAATCAGGAGGGAATTGTGTGGAGATAAAACTTGTAAATATCGGATTTGGCAACATTGTTTCGGCAAACCGTATAATCGCCATTGTAAGCCCCGAATCAGCCCCCATAAAGCGGATTATTCAAGAAGCCAGAGACAGGGGAATGCTCATCGATGCCACTTATGGCAGGAGGACTCGCGCTGTAATTATAACCGACAGTGATCATGTTATTCTGTCGGCAGTGCAGCCCGAAACAGTGGCGCACAGGCTGGATGAGTCTGATCGTGATGAACTTGAAAGGGATAGCGAAACCGAGGAAGAATTTGTAGAGGAATAGGAAGGTTTTTTATGAAACGTCAGGGTATGTTGATCGTTGTCTCTGGACCATCCGGTGCGGGAAAGGGAACATTGTGCAACTTATTGTTAAAAAGGGATAGAAACCTTACACTGTCGGTATCTGTTACAACAAGACTTCCTCGGGAAGGTGAAAAAGAAGGAGTGAATTACTTTTTCACCAGTGTCGATGATTTCCAGCGGAAAATAAGAAATAATGAGTTTCTTGAATGGGCCATAGTTTACAATAATTATTACGGCACACCAAGGGAATTTGTGGAAAAACAAATAGAAGATGGCAGGGACGTCATCCTGGAAATAGATATACAGGGTGCCGCCCAGGTTAAAAAAAATTATCCCGAAGCTGTTTTTATATTTATCCTTCCTCCGGATCTTGAAGAATTAAAGAGCCGTATAATAAAGAGAGGCAGTGAAACCGTAGATTCCTTTAATCTCCGCATGAAAAGCGCCAGGGAAGAGTTAAAGGCGATTTTTATGTATGATTATGCCGTGCTCAATGACAACCTGGAGAGCGCGCTGTTGAAAATGCAATATATAGTTTGCGCCGAGAGGTGCAGGGTGTCTAGAAATAAAAATTTGCTTGAGTTTATTGATGGGAGGGAAGAGTTTTTATGATGTATCCATCCATAGATTCCCTTAGCAGAAAATATGACAGCAGGTACACCATTGCCGTGGCGGCAGCAAAAAGAGCTCGTCAATTGGTGGAAGGGGCTCAAAAACTTGTGGATGTAAAAACTACAAAACCTGTATCCATAGCTTTGTTTGAGCTAGATGCAGAAAAAATAAGAATAGAAAGGCCTAAAGCCGGAATCAAGTGATGAGGTGTTTTCATGTTAGAAGGTAAATTTGTGGTTTTAGGGGTTACAGGCAGCATAGCCGCCTATAAATCTGTCGAACTGGTTAGATTATTGAAAAAGCGGGGAGCTTTGGTCCAGGTCATAATGACAAAATCTGCCTGTGAGTTTATCAAACCCCTGACCTTCCAGGTTCTCTCGCAGAACCAGGTTATTTGCGACATGTTCCGGGAACCATCTCATTGGGAAGTGGAACATGTGGCACTGGCCGACCGCGCGGACCTGTTTCTTGTCGCACCGGCCACCGCCAATATTATCGCCAAAATCGCCGCCGGTATCGCCGATGATATGCTTACCGCCACAATTCTCGCCACCAGGGCAAGAGTAGTGGTGGTGCCGGCCATGAATGTCCACATGTATGAACATCCTATAACTCAAAAAAACATCCGGAGTCTAAAGGAATCGGGAATTGAAGTTATAGAACCGGCCGAAGGACTCCTAGCCTGCGGTTACTCCGGCAGGGGAAGATTCCCCGAACCGGTAGACATCGTAAATACTGTAGACCGATTAATAGGAAAGGCACCGGATTTGAAAGGCAGAACAATCCTGATAACGGCTGGTCCTACCCGGGAACCGCTGGACCCTGTAAGGTTCATATCAAACCACTCATCCGGCAAAATGGGGTATGCTCTGGCACGCCAAGCTACTCTAAGAGGAGCTCAGGTCGTACTAATTTCCGGCCCGACCAATATTGAGCCTCCAGTCGGGCTTTATAAATTTATACCTGTGGAAACGGCTCTTGAAATGGAAAAAGCTGTTCTGGATAACTTTAACCAGGCTCAGGTAGTAATTAAAGCGGCAGCGGTAGCTGATTTCAGGCCCAAAAAATATAATCTGGGGAAAATCAAAAAGCAGGACGGCGGGATGGTAATTGAACTGGTAAAGAATCCGGATATTCTCCAGGAATTGGGACAGAAAAAACAGCAACAGGTGTTGGTGGGGTTTGCCGCCGAAACCGATGAACCGGAGAAAAACGCTGTGGATAAGTTGAAAAGAAAAAATCTGGACTTTATTGTGTTGAATGATATCACACAGGAGGGCGCAGGTTTCGGCTCAGATACAAATATAGTCAAGATTATATACAGAGATGGAAGAATTGAAGTTTTGCCCCGAATGTTAAAAAGGGACGTGGCTGATGCTATCCTTGACCGTGTTTTACCGTATTTAAATTGAAATCGGTAGGGAACGGTCCTTTGTTTTTGAAGGGGGAGGAGTTTTTTGCCAGGTGTAGCCCAGGTAGCCGTTGATGTCAGGCACCCCGACGCTAGAAAAGAATACAGTTATTTGATACCCGACGAACTTATGATCAATGTAGGGGATGTGGTCCAGGTACATTTCAACAATTCCAGGGTAAACGGTATAGTTACCGGATTATCTGATGGAAGCGAAGTTTTAATAAATGTAAAGATGAAATACATCTTAAAAAAGGAATCCATAACACTATCTCCTGATTTTATCGGTTTTTGCAGGAAACTGGCCGAATATTACGGTTCATCATTGATAGATTTTTTAAAATTGATGCTTCCGCCCCGGGCAAACAAAAAACAGGAAGCTATATACACCGCGGTGGTTACCTGTGAAAACTTGCCTGATAAAGCTGTCAATCAAAAAAGGGTATGGGAACTTGTTTCAACCTCAGGAGGGCTTTCGGCCCGGGAAATATCTCAAAGAACCGGGCTGCCTGTTTCTTCGGTGCAGGCTGCCTTAACGGCGCTTATTAAAAAAAATATACTCAGTAAAAGTTACCGGGTTATAGACCGAAAACCGAAGATACCTGCAGGAGAAAGGCGTATGACACCGCTAAACCTTACGCAGGACCAGGTATTGGCTTTGAAAAAGATATTTGCCAATCTTGAAAATCAAAGAAAAACCATACTTTTGTACGGTGTAACTGGCAGCGGCAAAACAGAAATATATATCAGAACCATAGAAAAGGTCCTAAATCAGGGGCAAAAAGCCATTGTGCTGGTTCCCGAAATTTCCCTAACACCTCAGATGCTGGCTATCTTTCAGACAAGATTTCCCGGAAGGGTAGCCGTTATTCACAGCAGGCTGTCCGCCGGGGAAAGATTTGATGAATGGCATATGATATATAACGGTCAGGCGGATGTGGTCATAGGAGCTCGGTCCGCCATCTTTGCACCAATAAAAAACCTGGGTCTGATTATAGTGGATGAAGAGCATGAGTCATCTTATAAACAGGCGGAACATCCCTATTATGATGCCCGGGCTGCGGCTATTTTCAGGGCCCGGATGCAGAATGCGGCCCTTATATTTGGAAGTGCCACCCCTTCGGTGGAATCCTACTACAAAGTGGTTACTGGCGAATACCTGCTTGTAAAAATGACAAAGAGAGCATCCGGTATGCCGCTTCCCGAACTGGAAGTTGTGGATATGAGGGAGGAACTAAAGGCCGGAAACCGCCACATATTTAGCCGAAAACTTGTTTCAAGCATAAAACAAACTTTGTCTTGCAACCGGCAGGCGATACTTTTTTTGAACCGGCGAGGACATTCGACTTTTGTGATATGCCGCGATTGCGGGTTTGTATTGAAATGTCCTCACTGCGATATTTCGCTTACATATCATTTTGATGATAAAAGTGTAAAATGTCATTATTGCGGATACCGTGTAAAAGCCCCGGATATCTGCCCCGTTTGCGGCAGCAGCCATATACGTTATTTTGGCGCCGGGACAGAAAAGGTGGAACAGGAGGTGTGCCGGCTTTTTCCGGGAGTGAAAGCTCTACGCATAGATGCGGACACGATTTCAAAAAAAGGGTCTCTGGAGCGTATATTATCCAGCTTCAGGAAGGGAGATGCCCAGATTTTAATAGGCACCCAAACCGTAGCCAAGGGTCTTGATTTCCCGAAAGTATCCCTTGTAAGTGTTATAACTGCCGACACAGCTCTTAATATGCCTGATTTCAGGGCCGGGGAGAGGACTTTTCAACTGATTACCCAGGTGGCAGGCAGGGCGGGAAGGGCGGATTTTCCCGGAAAAGTTCTGGTCCAAACATACTGCCCCGAGTCTTTTGCCATAAAAGCAGCATGTGAAAAGGGCATTACAAAATTTTACCGGGAAGAATTAAAAAACAGACAAAAATCCAACTATCCACCCTTTTGTCACCTGTTAAATATAACATTAACCGGTTCTAAACAGGATATGGTGGAGAAAAACGCTACGGAAGTTAAAAATATGTTGTGTGAAATTACGGAAGGTGGCCTGGAGATATATGGCCCTGCTCCGGCTCCGCGATACCGCGTAAAAGACAATTACCGCTATCATGTACTATTAAAGAGCAAGAAAGTGGAAACATTAATTAAAGTTGAGGAATCTTTGAAAGCCATGAAAAAACAGCGAGACATCAAAATCGCGTGGGATATGGACCCGCAAGATTTATTATAACGAGGCGAAAAGATGTCCCCCACCTCTGCAGGTGGCGGGTGCCAATTTGTTTTTCAGGCGACGGGTCATAATCTCACGCCTCGTTGCAACGATGTGTTGAAACTGCTCCGCAGTTTCCTCTGATGTTTAAAACTGCAGAAAGGGAGAAAAAGTTAATGGCAATACGAAACATACGTAAATATGGAGACGAGATTTTGAGAAAAAAAGCCCGGGATGTGACAGTTTTTGATGACAATTTAAAAACGCTGCTGGAGGATATGGCAGAAACCATGAAAGATGCCAACGGGGTTGGTCTTGCGGCACCCCAGGTCGGTATATTAAAAAAAGTGGTGGTAATTGATGTGGGCAATGGTTTGATAGAACTTATCAATCCTGAAATAGTTTTTGAGGAAGGCGAAGTTGTAGAAGTTGAAGGGTGCCTGAGTATTCCGGGAGTTAACGGCGAAGTTGCACGGCCTCAAAAAGTCAAAGTTAAGGCCCTGGATAGAAATGGAAAAAAGATTGAAATTGAAGGTGAAGATTTGCTGGCCCGAGCATTATGCCATGAGATAGACCATCTCAATGGTATTCTATTTGTGGATAAGGTAATAAAATTTGTAAAACCTGATAGTGAGGGATAAAAATGAATGTAATTTTCATGGGAACCCCGGAGTTTGCGGTGCCCTCACTGAAAACACTCCTGGATACGGTCAATGTCCAGGCGGTGGTTACCCAGCCTGACAGGCCCGTGGGAAGAAAGAGAATAATCACTCCTCCACCGGTTAAAAAGATAGCCGTTGAAAATGGGCTTCAGGTGTTTCAACCTGAAAAGGTGAGGGATGAGCAGTTTATAAAGGTCCTTTCATCATTTAAACCGGATTTGATAGTGGTAGCGGCTTTCGGCCAGATACTTCCAAGACAAGTCCTTAAAGTTCCTTCTATCGGCTGCATAAATGTGCATGCATCTCTGCTGCCGAAATACCGCGGGGCGGCCCCCATACAGTGGTCTATCATAAATGGTGAGCAAGTTACCGGTATTACTATCATGTGGATGGACGAGGGTCTCGATACCGGAGATATATTTCTTCAGGAACAACTGGAGATAAAAAAGGAATGGACTTATGAGGACCTGGCCAGGGAAATGTCGCTTCTGGGCGGTAAAGTGCTGAAGAAATCCATAGAGATGATAAAATCAGGAAATCTTATACATGTACCCCAGGACCCTGAAAAAGCTACCTATGCCCCCATGCTCAAAAAGGAGCACGGCAGAATAGACTGGAATAAAAGTGCTGTGGATATATATAATCTCATAAGGGGACTTTATCCATGGCCGGGGGCCTATACTTTGAGAAACGGCCAGGAAATAAAGATATGGGAAGCTGAAGCAATTCCACAAGAAAGGAAAGTTTCTCCGGGCAAATTTTACGGCACGGTCAGGGGTAAAGGGTTCCTTATTGGCTGCTCGGAAGGCTGCCTCCTTGTAAAGGAACTACAGGAAGCGGGAAGAAAGAGAATGACTGCTATGGAGTATATGGCAGGGCACCCCATGAGTGAGGGAGATAATTTTGCAGATGCCTAAACCCGCAGAAGGGAACGTGAGAATTAAAAAAAGGATATTTATAGGGCTGCTTACCGCCAGCATAGCCCTTATTGTTTTAATGCTTCTGACCGGTATATTTATATATTTAAATAAATTTGGAAACTGGTACAGGTATATACTCCTGTTGATAGTAGCTTTTTTAAGTATTTTCATCTTTATTGTCAGTATAGGCCTGACCGGGGTGGTTATGACCCTCTGGCATGTAAAGACTTTTTTCGGGCTGCAGGATTTAATGAATGTGTCTATAAATATATTGTTTCCTATAGCGCTGGCTCTTGGAGAAATGCTTCACATACCCAGGGATATTATAAAAAGTTCATACATAGAGGTCAACAATAAGCTCACCCAGAGCAGGGTTTTTAATATAGACCCTGCCAGGATTTTGATACTGGCACCGCACTGCCTTCAAAAATGGGATTGTCCTTATAAAGTAACTGCTGATGTTTCAAATTGCCATCACTGCGGACGGTGTGATATTGACAGGCTCTGGAAGCTGAGCAAACAAAAAGGTGTAAATCTTGCGGTGGTCACCGGTGGAACTCTTGCCCGCAAAATGGTGGTTGAACATAAACCCAGGGCCATTGTAGCTATCGCATGTGAGAGGGATTTGACCGAAGGCATCCTGGATACAAATCCCCTGCCCGTGATCGGTGTATTGAATATAAGACCCGAGGGACCATGTAAAAATACATGCGTGGATGTGGACAGAGTTTCCGAAGCAGTGGATTTTTTCTTAAGTGGAAAAACCAGTCGGGAAATAGGAAGGAGCCTTGAGAAATTTGAAAAATGCCAGAGAATTGGCCATTGAAATACTCATAGATTCCCAGCAGGGTTCGTACAGCAATCTTGCCTTGAATAAATATTTAACTCAAGACATCCCCGCGATAGATAGGGCTTTTGTGACCGAACTGGTATACGGCGTGCTGAAGTACAGGATGAAGCTGGACTATATAATATCCCAATTTTCAAAAATAGAACTTTCAAAGATGTCCTGGCCTGTGCTGAACACCCTCAGAATCGGAATTTACCAGTTGATGTTTCTGGATAAGGTCCCGGTTTTTGCAGCGGTCAACGAGTCGGTTAATCTGGCAAAAAAAATGGAAAATCCCGGGGCGGCAAGATTTGTAAACGCAGTGCTCAGAAACATAGTCAGAAATAAAAATGTCATCACCTATCCGGACCCTGTAAGGCATCCCCAAGAATTCCTTTCGATATATTATTCCTTTCCCAAATGGATGGTGGAAAGATGGATAAAATTGTACGGTTTCGATTTTACAAGAGATTTATGCGAGGCTTTTAACCAGAAACCACGGGTATGCATCCGGATCAATACCTTGAAAACAAATAAAGAAAAGCTAAAGTCAACCCTTGAAAGTGAAGGCGTTAAAGTAATACCCGGTGTAATGTTTGAAGAAGCCTTTTATATAGAAGACATTCCTCAGCTTAAACAGTTGAAAAGCTTTCATGACGGGCTTTTTCAACCCCAGGATGAAAGCTCCATGATTGCCGCCAGAGCTCTTGGGGTCCGGAGCGGAGATATGGTGCTGGATGTGGCGGCCGCACCGGGAGGTAAGACCACCCATATTGCCCAGATTATGGCGAATAAAGGCAGCATAACCGCATGGGATATTCATCCCCACCGTGTGGAGCTCATTAAAGAAACCTGCAGGCGCCTGGGTACCACCATTGTGGATGCTCAGGTAAGGGATTCTCGGCTGAAGGATAAAGATATGCACAATAAATTTGATAAAGTGCTGGTGGACGCCCCATGTTCCGGCCTGGGTGTGATCCGCAGAAAGCCTGACATTAAATGGTCAAAAAAACCCGAGGACATATCGGTCTTAACTACCGAGCAACAGAGAATATTGGAGGTATGTTCACAATATGTTAAACTCAACGGGATTTTAGTTTACAGCACTTGCAGCATTGAGCCCGAGGAAAACCAGCAGATTGTGGAAGCATTTCTTGAAAACAACGGCAATTTTGTATATGATGATATGAGGCCGTATCTTCCCGAAAAACTTGCGATGGAGCTTAAAGAACCCTATGGATGGATCCAACTTTATCCCAACATCCATAAAGTCGATGGATTTTTCGTTGCCAGATTAAAGAGGGTGGGTAAATAAATGGAGAAGAGAAATCTC from Biomaibacter acetigenes includes these protein-coding regions:
- the coaBC gene encoding bifunctional phosphopantothenoylcysteine decarboxylase/phosphopantothenate--cysteine ligase CoaBC encodes the protein MLEGKFVVLGVTGSIAAYKSVELVRLLKKRGALVQVIMTKSACEFIKPLTFQVLSQNQVICDMFREPSHWEVEHVALADRADLFLVAPATANIIAKIAAGIADDMLTATILATRARVVVVPAMNVHMYEHPITQKNIRSLKESGIEVIEPAEGLLACGYSGRGRFPEPVDIVNTVDRLIGKAPDLKGRTILITAGPTREPLDPVRFISNHSSGKMGYALARQATLRGAQVVLISGPTNIEPPVGLYKFIPVETALEMEKAVLDNFNQAQVVIKAAAVADFRPKKYNLGKIKKQDGGMVIELVKNPDILQELGQKKQQQVLVGFAAETDEPEKNAVDKLKRKNLDFIVLNDITQEGAGFGSDTNIVKIIYRDGRIEVLPRMLKRDVADAILDRVLPYLN
- the fmt gene encoding methionyl-tRNA formyltransferase, with the translated sequence MNVIFMGTPEFAVPSLKTLLDTVNVQAVVTQPDRPVGRKRIITPPPVKKIAVENGLQVFQPEKVRDEQFIKVLSSFKPDLIVVAAFGQILPRQVLKVPSIGCINVHASLLPKYRGAAPIQWSIINGEQVTGITIMWMDEGLDTGDIFLQEQLEIKKEWTYEDLAREMSLLGGKVLKKSIEMIKSGNLIHVPQDPEKATYAPMLKKEHGRIDWNKSAVDIYNLIRGLYPWPGAYTLRNGQEIKIWEAEAIPQERKVSPGKFYGTVRGKGFLIGCSEGCLLVKELQEAGRKRMTAMEYMAGHPMSEGDNFADA
- the remA gene encoding extracellular matrix/biofilm regulator RemA, encoding MKLVNIGFGNIVSANRIIAIVSPESAPIKRIIQEARDRGMLIDATYGRRTRAVIITDSDHVILSAVQPETVAHRLDESDRDELERDSETEEEFVEE
- the rsmB gene encoding 16S rRNA (cytosine(967)-C(5))-methyltransferase RsmB, which encodes MRNLKNARELAIEILIDSQQGSYSNLALNKYLTQDIPAIDRAFVTELVYGVLKYRMKLDYIISQFSKIELSKMSWPVLNTLRIGIYQLMFLDKVPVFAAVNESVNLAKKMENPGAARFVNAVLRNIVRNKNVITYPDPVRHPQEFLSIYYSFPKWMVERWIKLYGFDFTRDLCEAFNQKPRVCIRINTLKTNKEKLKSTLESEGVKVIPGVMFEEAFYIEDIPQLKQLKSFHDGLFQPQDESSMIAARALGVRSGDMVLDVAAAPGGKTTHIAQIMANKGSITAWDIHPHRVELIKETCRRLGTTIVDAQVRDSRLKDKDMHNKFDKVLVDAPCSGLGVIRRKPDIKWSKKPEDISVLTTEQQRILEVCSQYVKLNGILVYSTCSIEPEENQQIVEAFLENNGNFVYDDMRPYLPEKLAMELKEPYGWIQLYPNIHKVDGFFVARLKRVGK
- the rpoZ gene encoding DNA-directed RNA polymerase subunit omega, with protein sequence MMYPSIDSLSRKYDSRYTIAVAAAKRARQLVEGAQKLVDVKTTKPVSIALFELDAEKIRIERPKAGIK
- a CDS encoding DUF116 domain-containing protein — its product is MPKPAEGNVRIKKRIFIGLLTASIALIVLMLLTGIFIYLNKFGNWYRYILLLIVAFLSIFIFIVSIGLTGVVMTLWHVKTFFGLQDLMNVSINILFPIALALGEMLHIPRDIIKSSYIEVNNKLTQSRVFNIDPARILILAPHCLQKWDCPYKVTADVSNCHHCGRCDIDRLWKLSKQKGVNLAVVTGGTLARKMVVEHKPRAIVAIACERDLTEGILDTNPLPVIGVLNIRPEGPCKNTCVDVDRVSEAVDFFLSGKTSREIGRSLEKFEKCQRIGH
- the priA gene encoding replication restart helicase PriA — protein: MPGVAQVAVDVRHPDARKEYSYLIPDELMINVGDVVQVHFNNSRVNGIVTGLSDGSEVLINVKMKYILKKESITLSPDFIGFCRKLAEYYGSSLIDFLKLMLPPRANKKQEAIYTAVVTCENLPDKAVNQKRVWELVSTSGGLSAREISQRTGLPVSSVQAALTALIKKNILSKSYRVIDRKPKIPAGERRMTPLNLTQDQVLALKKIFANLENQRKTILLYGVTGSGKTEIYIRTIEKVLNQGQKAIVLVPEISLTPQMLAIFQTRFPGRVAVIHSRLSAGERFDEWHMIYNGQADVVIGARSAIFAPIKNLGLIIVDEEHESSYKQAEHPYYDARAAAIFRARMQNAALIFGSATPSVESYYKVVTGEYLLVKMTKRASGMPLPELEVVDMREELKAGNRHIFSRKLVSSIKQTLSCNRQAILFLNRRGHSTFVICRDCGFVLKCPHCDISLTYHFDDKSVKCHYCGYRVKAPDICPVCGSSHIRYFGAGTEKVEQEVCRLFPGVKALRIDADTISKKGSLERILSSFRKGDAQILIGTQTVAKGLDFPKVSLVSVITADTALNMPDFRAGERTFQLITQVAGRAGRADFPGKVLVQTYCPESFAIKAACEKGITKFYREELKNRQKSNYPPFCHLLNITLTGSKQDMVEKNATEVKNMLCEITEGGLEIYGPAPAPRYRVKDNYRYHVLLKSKKVETLIKVEESLKAMKKQRDIKIAWDMDPQDLL
- the gmk gene encoding guanylate kinase: MKRQGMLIVVSGPSGAGKGTLCNLLLKRDRNLTLSVSVTTRLPREGEKEGVNYFFTSVDDFQRKIRNNEFLEWAIVYNNYYGTPREFVEKQIEDGRDVILEIDIQGAAQVKKNYPEAVFIFILPPDLEELKSRIIKRGSETVDSFNLRMKSAREELKAIFMYDYAVLNDNLESALLKMQYIVCAERCRVSRNKNLLEFIDGREEFL
- a CDS encoding YicC/YloC family endoribonuclease, which gives rise to MIRSMTGYGRGEQSGKISWVVEIRSVNHRFLEIFVKLPRTWLLLEEKIKSFIKGKISRGRVDVFVNLSCENFPMNIKIDKSAVRNYYNKLMEIKQETGFEGPVSLSLLSMMPDLFSIEEEMPQEQELWEMLEPALDLAVKNMIIMREREGENLWHDIVTRLDLIDGKVDFIGERTDMVVEEYRKRLAQDVERVLKDVTLERDRIETEVVFFAERSNITEELIRLKSHIRQMKNLEQANDSVGKKADFIIQEMYREANTIASKSSDYDISKEIIEIKSELEKIREQVQNIE
- a CDS encoding Rqc2 family fibronectin-binding protein — encoded protein: MPFDGISMYAAVSELKDKVLGSRITKIYQPLKDEVLINLRRISDELKLIISANPLNCRIHLTQNNVENPAAPPMFCMLLRKYLIGGRIRHISQFNLERLLEITIENNNEFMQPVEMKLFIEIMGKHSNIILADSSGTIIDCIKRITSDVNRFRQVLPGEKYVMPPVGDKINLLSIDRNIIMLTFESSVEKIPSQTVSKWLVDNFAGVSGASAHEMVYRAGMNESKPISKITCDELDSLVKVILNLADDIRSRNFDPVVYLDNNTNNPEDFWVFPMFHKKEKSTHISGVNNAIDFYYAKKSAVTALEHFKKHALGEVSRNLKKANQNLLHLKKTLEKTEEMEKYRLWGEILYANLYRIKPGAKEVKLPNFYNPGEEIVIPLYEKYTPARNAQVYFNRYKKMHSAITMSETRMQEALNEINYLENILVNIQNSENLDDIYDIYQELESQGYVKNPVKKNMEKSKSEPLKFKSSDGHIIYVGKNNRQNDILTLKKAKPGDIWLHAKDIPGSHVIIDCHGKDVTEKTLIEAGTLAAYFSKARNGSNVPVDYTLKKYVRKPAGAKPGFVIYDHQKTVYVTPDEDTIKKLSL
- the def gene encoding peptide deformylase; translation: MAIRNIRKYGDEILRKKARDVTVFDDNLKTLLEDMAETMKDANGVGLAAPQVGILKKVVVIDVGNGLIELINPEIVFEEGEVVEVEGCLSIPGVNGEVARPQKVKVKALDRNGKKIEIEGEDLLARALCHEIDHLNGILFVDKVIKFVKPDSEG